From the Thermococcus sp. 21S7 genome, the window AGCCCTACTTCTTCGGCCATGGTAGGGCGTACTTCTACTTCTCAACTGCCTCTCCGGAGATAGCCGAGGCCTTCATCGGCGGCCTGCTCCAAAAGCCCGAGGTCGAGCTCTGGGGCGAGAGGTTCGTGGTGGAGGAGGTCAAGGCTCTGGCGGAGCCCGAGAAACTGAGCGGAAGGAAGTTCGTGACGCTTTCGCCGATAGCCGTGACGACGAAGAGGGTTCAGTTCGGCAGGCCGAGGAGCTACGACCTGAGTCCGACCGAACCGGAGTTCTACGAGCTGATACTGGAGAACCTTCGGGAGAAGTACCTCGCGATATACGCCGAGAGGCCGCCGGAAGATTTCGATATGAAGGTGCTCAACGCCAAGCCCAAGCGCTTCGAGGTAAAGCCCGGCATTTTCCAGGTGGCGTGGCACCTTGTCTTCCGGGCAAAGGGCGACGAGGGGCTCCTGAGGGCGGGCTACATGGCCGGCTTCGGGGAGAAGAACTCGATCGGGTTTGGGATGGTGAAGGTTGATGGGAGCAAGAGAGGACTTTCGAAAGGCAACAGGATTTAATCCCTACACCTTTCAACGGGAGGCAATGGAGAGTTTAATTGAAGGGAGCTCCCTCATAGTTCGTGCTCCAACCGGCTCGGGAAAAAGTGAAATGGTTCTTATTCCATTTATCTTTAAGATTAATGAAAATTTACCCTCCCAAATGATTTATTCACTCCCCAACAGAACGCTCGTGGAGAGTATAGGGGGAAGAGCGAGGCGATACGCTTCCTATAAGAAGCTTCGGGTGGCAGTTCATCATGGCAAAAGGCCTGAGAGTTCACTCTTCGAGGAAGACTTGATTGTAGCAACCATTGATCAAACAGCTGGAGCTTACCTAAGCGTTCCCCTGAGCATGCCGAAAAGATGGGGAAACATATTTCTAGGGACAGCAGGTTCTGCGATGCTTGTTTTTGATGAGGTTCATACCCTTCACCCTGAGAAGGGACTTCTAACTTCAGTCGCCATGAGCATTGAGAGTGCGAAGTTAGGTATTCCATTTGTTATGATGTCAGCAACCCTACCCAGAAACTTTATGGAGCGAGTGAAAGCTTTAGCCAAGAAAAAGGGTGGGAAAGTTGAGATAATAGATGTAGAAGATGAAAAGGAAATAAAAGCAAGGGCAAGAAGAAAAGTTGAACTCAATACGGAGCCTCTGTTTAATGAAACCTGCCTCACAGCAAAGGAAATAGAAAGACAAGCGGAAGACGTTGATAATCTCATTGTCGTCGTCAATACGGTCGGGAAAGCCCAGCAACTTTATCGGGAATTGAAGGCCAACGCTGACAGGCCGGTAATTTTAATCCACTCTCGCTTCCTAGAGGAAGATAGATCCCAGAAAGAGGCAAAAGTCAGGGAAATCTTTGGGAAGGGAAGCTCTGCTAATGAAGCTATACTGATATCAACACAGGTTATTGAAGTA encodes:
- the cas6 gene encoding CRISPR-associated endoribonuclease Cas6, with product MRFAIRLQPENEPFQVPFNHQHKLQGLIYRRIQRVNPHLSLRLHSPKMPKLFTFSLFMAERRELEKGKPYFFGHGRAYFYFSTASPEIAEAFIGGLLQKPEVELWGERFVVEEVKALAEPEKLSGRKFVTLSPIAVTTKRVQFGRPRSYDLSPTEPEFYELILENLREKYLAIYAERPPEDFDMKVLNAKPKRFEVKPGIFQVAWHLVFRAKGDEGLLRAGYMAGFGEKNSIGFGMVKVDGSKRGLSKGNRI